A window of Haliscomenobacter hydrossis DSM 1100 contains these coding sequences:
- a CDS encoding tyrosinase family protein → MKVYTHPLSIFVVLIGVLYAITKYPATRATEKTSDEVLMCATEKNTALPASNFTPNLKASPAPLVRKNIYSLSPAEINSIKTGIAAMKALPITNKTSWLYQAAIHGTTAGPPQPSWNTCQHGTQFFFSWHRMYLYYFERILRAKSGNPNLTLPYWDYQTNPALHPDYRNSAPGNTLYDGTRNASINAGGSLPASISTSINTAMTKIPFNTFQSGIEGPHGSVHVSIGGNMGSVSRAGQDPCFWLHHTNVDRLWSKWIKMCGGRENPTSDNAWMNQTYTFFDENGNAVNMTSSQVINTAANLNYVYDLPASLPCNFKFPYLEWVVIRPYKFPRPLAFNQNLLRASFTEAKATEDLKKMSNLTLNLNNQEMPDQVLVDLNNVRIDKLPEGVIEIYLNLPTNEKPSPQSRSFVGVLDLFSAAAHATHTRKQVPVRVNISDAAARLGLKAADLSKIDLSFVVRGNTVRGQTIDTRSAINIGDMDLVIERPVKR, encoded by the coding sequence CGTGCTACCGAAAAAACCAGCGATGAAGTGTTGATGTGCGCAACTGAAAAAAATACCGCCTTACCCGCAAGCAATTTTACACCAAATTTAAAAGCATCACCAGCACCATTGGTGCGCAAGAACATCTACTCTCTGAGCCCTGCGGAGATCAATTCCATCAAAACCGGAATTGCCGCCATGAAGGCTTTGCCCATTACCAACAAGACCAGCTGGCTGTACCAGGCCGCTATCCATGGCACCACTGCTGGTCCCCCTCAGCCATCCTGGAACACTTGTCAACATGGAACCCAGTTTTTCTTCTCCTGGCACCGCATGTACTTGTATTATTTTGAACGCATTTTAAGGGCCAAATCCGGCAATCCCAATCTTACTTTGCCCTACTGGGATTATCAAACCAATCCGGCTTTGCACCCGGATTACCGCAACAGCGCACCAGGCAACACCTTGTACGATGGAACCCGCAACGCATCGATCAATGCCGGGGGATCACTTCCTGCGTCCATTTCTACCTCGATCAATACCGCCATGACGAAAATTCCCTTCAATACCTTCCAATCAGGTATCGAAGGTCCACATGGCTCCGTTCACGTATCCATTGGTGGAAATATGGGGTCAGTCAGCAGAGCGGGTCAGGATCCCTGCTTTTGGTTGCACCATACCAATGTTGACCGGCTTTGGTCGAAGTGGATCAAGATGTGCGGCGGGCGCGAAAATCCAACTTCCGACAATGCCTGGATGAACCAAACCTACACCTTCTTTGACGAGAATGGCAACGCGGTGAACATGACGAGCAGCCAGGTGATCAACACGGCAGCTAACCTCAATTACGTATATGATCTACCTGCAAGTTTGCCTTGCAATTTCAAGTTCCCTTACCTGGAATGGGTAGTGATCCGCCCTTACAAGTTTCCCCGGCCATTGGCCTTTAATCAGAACCTGTTACGGGCGTCGTTTACTGAAGCAAAAGCAACGGAAGACCTCAAAAAAATGTCCAATTTAACGCTCAATCTGAACAACCAGGAAATGCCCGATCAGGTTTTGGTTGATCTGAACAACGTCAGAATAGACAAACTACCGGAGGGCGTAATTGAAATCTACCTCAATTTGCCCACCAACGAAAAGCCCAGCCCACAAAGCCGTTCATTTGTGGGTGTACTCGATTTATTTTCTGCTGCTGCACATGCTACCCACACCCGAAAACAAGTGCCAGTTCGGGTCAATATTTCCGATGCCGCCGCACGTTTGGGCCTCAAAGCTGCTGATTTGAGCAAAATTGATTTGAGTTTCGTCGTACGGGGAAATACCGTTAGAGGACAAACCATTGATACGCGCAGTGCCATTAACATTGGTGACATGGACCTCGTCATTGAGCGTCCGGTAAAGAGATGA